The genomic stretch GGGCTGCGATACGGGTCTGCGCCGCGGGCAAAGGCTGGGCAGCCCTCGGCGGAAAAACTAGGGCATTGCCTACTCGAAAGACGCCTATAGGCACCTACGATTCGGAGGTGTGAACATTGAGCCACAACCGCCAGCACCTCGTTCCGGTGTTTATCTTTCCATTGGCATCATCGCCTGGAACGAGGAGAAAGCCATCCGCACGCTGCTCAATTCCGTCTTTCAGCAAAGCCTCCTGTCGGAACTTGCCCGCCGAAATCTCTGTTGCGAAATCATCGTCGTCGCCAACGCTTGCACGGACCGCACGGTGAGCGTCGCCGACGAAATCCTGTCGCGACAAATGCGGGAGGATCTGGATGGGCGCGCTTTGATCGGCCGCGTCACGCATCTCGCCGAACGGGGCAAGATCAACGCCTGGAACCAGTTCGTGCACCAATTATCCGAACGCGAGGCCAAGTTCCTCGTCCTCATGGATGCCGATATCGTCCTGCACAATCGCGACGCGCTCTGGAACCTCGTGCAGACATTGGAGGCCAGTCCTGAGGCGCGCGTGGCCGTGGATGTTCCGCGCAAGGATCTCGAATTCAAACGCCGCAAAACCATTCGCGATCGGATGTCGCTCGCTGTTTCGAGGCTCACGCAGTCATCGACAGCCCAGCTCTGTGCGCAGTTGTACTGCATCCGCGCTGAGACGGCCCGCAACATCTACCTGCCGCGCGACCTGAGCGCGTGCGACGACGGTTTTATCAAGTCGCTCGTGTGCACCGATTTTCTGGCGCACGGCGTGTGGCCGATGCGCATCGAGGTCGCGCGCAACGCGTCACACACATTCGAGGCATACACATCGTTGAAGAGCGTTTTCAAGAACCAGAAACGGCAGGCGATCGGGCAGACCATCGTTCACCTGTTGATTGATGATTACATCAAGCACATGCCGGCGTGGGAGCGGGCGCGGCTGGCGGAAACGCTGCGACGCAAGGATGAGGAAAACCCGGACTGGCTGAAACGGCTGGTGCGCGAGCACCTCCGACGCAAGCGGTTCTTCTGGCGCCTTTACCCTGGGCTGGTGAGTTACCGTTTCCGCAACCTGCGCAAGCTCTCCTGGCGGCATCGGCTGTTCTGTCTTCCGGCGGTTCTTGGCGGAACGGTGCTTTCGCTCGCCGCAAGTCTTGCCGCGTACCGCTTCCTCAAGGCCGGTTTCACGGAATATTGGCCGCGCGCTGACCGTGGCGCAGGGCCGATCGATCTCGCGGGGCACGCCATGTCGCCCCTGTCACGCGCCAAAACGCGTTGAGCCTGGACTTCTGACGTTCTCATGGAAACGAAGCAACTGATCGCAGCCGCATACCTCGTCATCGCCGCCATGGGCGGAATCACGGTGACCTGCCTTTCCAAGCGCGCGCGCGACGGGTTCTTCTTTCTGCTCGTGACAATGGCCGCGCTCACGGAGCGCTGGGATGTAAATTTTGTGAGCCGCGAATGGTATCGGGGCACCACGATGGGGTTCGAATTCTCGCTTGTCGACGTCATCGCGCTGAGCCTGCTCGTCAGCGCCATTCTGGTTCCTCGCGCGGGCGAGAAACGGTTCTATTGGCCGCCTGCGCTCGGATGGATGCTGTTATTCTTCTTCTTCGCGGTGCTCTGCGTTGCGGTCGCGACGCCAAAGTTGTTCGGCTATTTCGCTCTCGTAAAGATGCTGCGCGGCCTCATTGTATTTTTAGCGGTTGCGCTGTATGTGCGCGGCGAGCGCGAACTGCGAATATTCTTGTGGGCGCTTGGCGCGATTGTGTGTTTCGAGGCGCTGCAAGCCATAGAACAGCGCTATCGCTACGGCATTCATCGCGTCTTTGGCGATCTCAACGCTCCCAACAGCCTTTCGATGTACATGTGCACGACTGCGCCCCTGTTTGTGGCGGCGTTCAACTCCAGGCTGCCACGCTCGTTGAAAGTGATGAGCGCGGCGACCATCGCGCTGGCCGGTGTCGCAGTGCTGCTGACGATTTCGCGTACAGGCATCGTGACCATTGGGTTGATCATGCTGGGAACGGTGGCCCTCACCATGGACCTGAAATTCACCGGCCGAAAGGTGCTCATCGCAACGGCATGCTGCCTGGCAGTTGCAGGAGCATTGGCGAAATCCTGGGAATCACTCACGTCGCGTTTCAAGGAGGCGACGCTGGAGGAGGAGTATGAGAACAAGCGCTCGCAAGGGCGCGGATACTACATTCGTCTTGCGGCGGCGATGGCCGACGAACAATGGCTCGGGGTCGGTCCGAACAACTGGTCGTTCTGGGTCAGCAACAAATACGGCCCGCGCATGGGATTCAAATTCGCGCCGTATCCCAGCGAGCACAAGGAGCCGCGCTTCGAAGTGTCGGCAGACGCGAACGTGGATGATCCACAGGCGGCGCCTGCCCACAGCCTGCTTGCGCTGACGGCGGGCGAGATGGGATTGGGAGGGTTGGTGTTAATGCTTCTGTTGTGGATGCGATGGGGACTCATGGGGCTGAGTTTCCTCCTGCCGCGAAATCCCGATCCGATGCGAACGATCGGAATCGGCATCTTCTTCGGACTCGTTGGAAATTTCCTTCAAGGCCTGACTGAATGGGTGTGGCATCAGACCGCCATTTTCTTCACGTTCAACATTCTCCTCGGGGTGCTCTCCAGCCTGTATTACCTGAAGCGAAAGGCAAGGCGAGAAGCCCGCCGCGCGCAACAATTGGAGGACGAATGGGAGGACGAAGCCGAACCTGGCCAGGAATGCGTTCAGGAGGAGGAAGCTCAATATGCGCGTACTGCATCTGCTTAGGAAATACGACCCCGATCAATGGGGCGGCACCGAGACGGCCATTCAACGATTGTTCCACGGCCTTCGCGAGCATGGAGTCGAATCCGTGGTCTTCTGTCCCGCGCTGGATCATGAGCCGGCACACGATCCATTGCAGGCTGAAGGTTGCCGCATCGAACGCTTTCGCGCGTTTGTGCCCATCCTTGGAATTTCCGAGCAACGCAAACGCCAGTTGATCTCGGTTGGCGGAAACCTGATGTCCTTCGACCTGTTCTCCGCATTGAAACGCGAACCCGGCGTCTCAGTGATGCACACGCACACACTGGGACGAATGGGTGCCATTGCCAAAACGGTTGCGCGCAGGCGTGGAATTCCCTTCGTTGTAACAATCCACGGGGGCGTCCTCGACCTTCCCGCGCACATCAAATCCGATTTCAACAAGCGCGTAGGCGGATTTGAATGGGGGCGCTTCTTTGGCCTGCTGTTCCAATCGCACCGGCTCTTTCCCGAAGCCGATGCAATCATCACGTGCAATGGAAACGAAGCGCGTCTTCTGCGCGAAAAGTATCCGGGAAAGCGCGTCGTGGTGCAGCCGCATGGGGTTCCGATTGAAATCTACCAGCAGGATCATCGGGAGGCCGCGCTCAAGGCGTTCCCGCAAATTCGCGGACGCGAAGTGCTGCTGTGCGTGGGGAGAATCGATTCCATCAAGAACCAGCAATGGCTCGTGAATCAGGCGCCACGCTTCCTCAGGAAGCATCGCAACGCGCTGCTGGTGCTCGCGGGCGCATGCACGGACGAAGTGTATGGGAAGGAGCTGAAGCGCTCGATTGAGCAATTCGGTCTGGGCGACCGCATCCTGTTGACCGGCGGCCTGCCTCCATGCGACCCGCGCCTGCTCGGCCTCTTGCAGCAGGCGGAAGTGTTGATCGTGCCGTCGCAGTCGGAAACGTTTGGCCTTGTGATTCTTGAAGCGTGGGCAACGGGCACAATGGTCCTTTCGACCCCAACGTCAGGAGCGACGACCCTGATACGTCACGGCGAGAATGGATGGTTGTTCCATCTCGACAAGCCCGAGGGTTTTCATGAAGCGCTGGATCACGCGCTCATCAATACCGACCTGGCGCGGCGGGTGGTTCGGCGCGGCTGCGACGACGTCAACCTGAACTACAACGTCACTGCCCTAGCAGGCCGTATGCAGCAGCTTTACCAGGAATTGATCGAGGAAAAAAATGCGTTACGTCATTCTTCGCGACGACGATACCAGCGCGCTGACGCCCGTTGATTGCCTGGAGCGGCTGTATCGGCCGTTCCTCGATCGCGGCCTGCCTGTAAATCTCGCCACGATCCCAAACGTGGCGACGAACACGCGTCTTCCTGACGGACGCCTTGAAGGTTTTCTCGTTGCGCGGAACGGCACAACGCAGGAGACGGTCCCGCTGGCTGAGAATGCGGAGCTCATTGCCTATCTCAAGTCCAACATGGGATACGAAGTGGTTCAGCACGGCTATCGCCATGATTACTTTGAATTCGATCGGCTGGGCACCGACGACGTCGTGCGGCGGCTGGAGCAGGGGATTCGCTGCCTGAACGACGCTGGCTTTGAACAGGCGAAAACATTTGTCGCGCCCTACGATAAATTTTCGCGCGACAGCCTGCGTGAAGTGGCGCGGCGCTTTCCCGTCCTCTCAACAGGATGGTTTGAACTGCGGCGGCTTCCGCGCACCTGGTGGCCGCAATACCTGATCAAAAAGGCGACGGGCTCCCCGCATTGGAAGGTTCGCAACACAGCGCTGCTGTCTCATCCCGGCTGCCTGTTGTCGTATCAGCGCGACTTCAAGAACATGCTGGCGTCAGTGGCTGAAGCCGTTGAAAGCCGCCGCCTGACAGTGCTCGTCACGCATTGGTGGGAATATTTCCGCGACGGCAAACCCGATTACGAATTCATCAGCTTCCTGCATCAAACCGCGGAGTATCTTGCTTCGAAGCCCGACATTCGCGTGAT from Verrucomicrobiia bacterium encodes the following:
- a CDS encoding glycosyltransferase family 2 protein, whose protein sequence is MNIEPQPPAPRSGVYLSIGIIAWNEEKAIRTLLNSVFQQSLLSELARRNLCCEIIVVANACTDRTVSVADEILSRQMREDLDGRALIGRVTHLAERGKINAWNQFVHQLSEREAKFLVLMDADIVLHNRDALWNLVQTLEASPEARVAVDVPRKDLEFKRRKTIRDRMSLAVSRLTQSSTAQLCAQLYCIRAETARNIYLPRDLSACDDGFIKSLVCTDFLAHGVWPMRIEVARNASHTFEAYTSLKSVFKNQKRQAIGQTIVHLLIDDYIKHMPAWERARLAETLRRKDEENPDWLKRLVREHLRRKRFFWRLYPGLVSYRFRNLRKLSWRHRLFCLPAVLGGTVLSLAASLAAYRFLKAGFTEYWPRADRGAGPIDLAGHAMSPLSRAKTR
- a CDS encoding O-antigen ligase family protein; protein product: METKQLIAAAYLVIAAMGGITVTCLSKRARDGFFFLLVTMAALTERWDVNFVSREWYRGTTMGFEFSLVDVIALSLLVSAILVPRAGEKRFYWPPALGWMLLFFFFAVLCVAVATPKLFGYFALVKMLRGLIVFLAVALYVRGERELRIFLWALGAIVCFEALQAIEQRYRYGIHRVFGDLNAPNSLSMYMCTTAPLFVAAFNSRLPRSLKVMSAATIALAGVAVLLTISRTGIVTIGLIMLGTVALTMDLKFTGRKVLIATACCLAVAGALAKSWESLTSRFKEATLEEEYENKRSQGRGYYIRLAAAMADEQWLGVGPNNWSFWVSNKYGPRMGFKFAPYPSEHKEPRFEVSADANVDDPQAAPAHSLLALTAGEMGLGGLVLMLLLWMRWGLMGLSFLLPRNPDPMRTIGIGIFFGLVGNFLQGLTEWVWHQTAIFFTFNILLGVLSSLYYLKRKARREARRAQQLEDEWEDEAEPGQECVQEEEAQYARTASA
- a CDS encoding glycosyltransferase family 4 protein translates to MRVLHLLRKYDPDQWGGTETAIQRLFHGLREHGVESVVFCPALDHEPAHDPLQAEGCRIERFRAFVPILGISEQRKRQLISVGGNLMSFDLFSALKREPGVSVMHTHTLGRMGAIAKTVARRRGIPFVVTIHGGVLDLPAHIKSDFNKRVGGFEWGRFFGLLFQSHRLFPEADAIITCNGNEARLLREKYPGKRVVVQPHGVPIEIYQQDHREAALKAFPQIRGREVLLCVGRIDSIKNQQWLVNQAPRFLRKHRNALLVLAGACTDEVYGKELKRSIEQFGLGDRILLTGGLPPCDPRLLGLLQQAEVLIVPSQSETFGLVILEAWATGTMVLSTPTSGATTLIRHGENGWLFHLDKPEGFHEALDHALINTDLARRVVRRGCDDVNLNYNVTALAGRMQQLYQELIEEKNALRHSSRRRYQRADAR
- a CDS encoding DUF2334 domain-containing protein is translated as MRYVILRDDDTSALTPVDCLERLYRPFLDRGLPVNLATIPNVATNTRLPDGRLEGFLVARNGTTQETVPLAENAELIAYLKSNMGYEVVQHGYRHDYFEFDRLGTDDVVRRLEQGIRCLNDAGFEQAKTFVAPYDKFSRDSLREVARRFPVLSTGWFELRRLPRTWWPQYLIKKATGSPHWKVRNTALLSHPGCLLSYQRDFKNMLASVAEAVESRRLTVLVTHWWEYFRDGKPDYEFISFLHQTAEYLASKPDIRVIRFSELARGNVALN